The Leishmania braziliensis MHOM/BR/75/M2904 complete genome, chromosome 24 DNA window AGGGTAGGAATTGTATCTCACGATGGGCACcacgccacccccctcccatcaTGCCACACCGCCTCATCGCCATCCCTCGCTCGCCTCACCCACACGCCCGCTCCCACTCTTCGTCGCCGCCTTGCGTctccttctttttgtttcgccTCGGGTTTGAGTTGGAGCACAAATGCGCTGACTCGAGGCGGCAACTCGATCGTCGCTGGCCCTCCGTCACCGCCCGTTCTAatctgcgctctctctcttcttgggTCATCTGCCACTGCACCTCAACAAGCTGCGTCGCCCGCCGCACTCGCACccgcacccccacccccccccccccaaaggcAACCGCATCCGCAGCGGAAACAGCAAAAAGGCAGGCGCGCATGTCTAACCCGAGGCAGGGCGGACAGCAGCAAAGCGCTCCTCGTCAAGGGGAGTGGGGAAGTAGGCTGGCCGCGGCCAATGCACAGTTGGATGTGGAGCGTATGAGGAGGAGTACACTGGCGACGccctctcggcctccacccTCCGACCAGCACCACCCACAGCGCAACACGGTGGGGGCCGCAGaatccgccgccgccacgtccacacccggcggcggtgccttCTGGATTGCCCCGCAGCCGTTTGACGCGTACATCGTTCTGGACTTGGAGGCGACGTGTGAGGCGGGCCGACGCATCACAGACGCCGAGGTGATCGAGTTCCCGATGGTCCTGGTCGACCCTCGTACCGCAACACAGGTAGCGGAGTTCCAGCGCTATGTGCGACCAGTGAAAAATCCCATGCTCTCGCGCTTCTGCACCGAACTGACGGGCATCACGCAGAACATGGTAAGCCACCGCGACCCGTTCCCTGTGGTGTACTGCGAGGCACTGCAGTTTCTGGCCGAGGCCGGACTCGGCGAtgcaccgccactgcgcaGCTACTGCGTTGTCACGTGCGGCGACTGGGACCTGAAGACAATGCTGCCGTCACAGATACGTATCAGCGGGCAGCAAGGCACGCCTCTCTCATTCCAGCGGTGGTGCAACCTGAAGAAGTACATGTCGGGGCTGGGCTTGAGGGACGGGGGTGAGCGTGGCGGCCCAACTGATATGCCTGACATGCTGCGGATCCTCGGCCTCCCGCATCAGGGGCGTCATCACAGCGGAATCGACGACTGCCGCAACATCGCCGCAGTTCTTTGCGCATTGCTGAAGCGCGGCCTCGTCGTGGATACCACTTTTGCTACCGAACCCTTTGAGCGCTGGCACGCGCCGGCAGAAGCACAGCTTCCTGCCTTGCAAGAACTGCGTAGCACCTTGGCCGACGGCGCTATACAACACTCAAGGGatctgcctccgccgctgtcgcatGCCCGGACAGAGGATAATGCCCCACAAGGGgagaaacagcagcagcagcagcagcagcaaccgccGACGCAAGCAAGAAAGGGGCGTTCGGCATCCCAACCAGCATTTTCAGCCAACCTCATTTTGCCAGCCCTTGGCATTGATACAAATCGCGATGCTGTGCAGGAGCTTCTCTCCGACACGAAtgcggccaccgccgccacctcttcgcGAGTGTTCGATAAGGAGGAACTCAAGACCACATCAAAGTTTATGTCTGCCCTGCTCCGCCATAAGGCGGTCCAGTGGCGAGTGCCCATCACCTCCAATGGCTACGTGCTGCTTGACGACGTCCTGCGTCAACCGCAGATGAGGAGGAAACCGCAAGTCTCAGTGCAGGATGTCGCCAGGATGGTGCGCGACTCTGACAAGCAGCGCTTCCAGTTAGCGTATGGTGCCGCAGACGGCCGTCTCTACATTACTGCCACGCAGGGACACAGCATCGATGGTGTTGAGCCGAAGCTACGAACGCTGACGAGCGTGGAAGAGGTGCCAATGGCTATCCATGGCACCTACTGGGAGGCCTGGAAGACGATTCAGCGCTGCGGTTACCTCAGCGCCATGACGAGGCAGCACATCCACTTCGCCAAGGGACTCATGAACGACGCACAAGTGATAAGCGGCATGCGCAATAACGTGCAGCTCTTCATATACCTGGACGTCGCGGCAGTGCTCGCGGACGGCGTGGCACTGTATGAGTCCACTAACGGCGTTATCCTCACCCCCGGTGTGGGCGACACGCGTCAGCTGCCTCTCAAGTACGTGGCCAAGGTGGTGGAccgcagcagtggctgcATCATCTACCCTGTGTGATGCTGTGCGCCACACGGGTGGGCTCAGTCGCTACTGATGAACGAGTACGGTgtgcagcgcacacacacacgcacagcgagagaaacacacCCGTGCGCAGACGTTTGACAGCTAAGAGTTTGGGGTGCGCATGGGTGAGTCAAACATCAAGTTCCTTTCGCTGGGCTTACTTTGGCTCTTCTCCGTTGTTGTCGAGTCGGACTAACGACGtctgtcccccccccttccttcgGATCCCCAAATGTCGCACTCGCCTTCGTCCTtgacacacgcacccgcacagGAAGGCCCTTTTCttgctttctcctcctcttcccgtCCCTTGGCCTGTGCGTTGCGTCCCTCTTCGCtaccgctgccgttgctgcgaCGCACTTCCGCGCCATGTGGCCTGAGACCGCGCGCCCCTTTCTGCCCTCGCCTGCACTTTGTCGTCCTCGGCTCCGACGTAACCCACAACGCCATCGCACGCCTCTGGGTCGGCGTCTCTGTCCGTCGCTTTGTCTGagggtgcagctgctcaggCCACACCCAAGAGGAACGAAATCGACCCCATCTCTCCACATCTCTCCACATCTccacacttctctctctggtgCCACCGCTCACATGATATAGCGACCCCGACACGCcatgcggcggtgcagcctTCATTTATTGGAAAAGCACTGCGCCTAACCGTCCGTCTAGCAGTATATGTTGACGTCGGCAACGGACGCTCTCCCACACTCAgtcccttcttctcctttgccacCCCCTCTACACCTCCGCCTTCCAATCTTTCTCTGATGCATCGCTCAACCAACCATAACACACCGCGCGACTGACACTTCCTCGCCTGCGTCTCTTGCCTTGCACCTAACGCCGCGTGTGGGGCCATCCACCCAGAGGCCgcatcacacgcacacagtaacgtgcaaagaagaagaaacaaaagcCCACTCGTGTGTGggcccctctctgcctctccccgcTTACAGTGGAGACGCTACGCGACGTACGGAGTCTGTGGACATCCTTGACGCGCTCACCCACAGACACGAGCAAGGAGTTAACGAAGCGACGCTGAGCGCGCCTCTGACAGAGCCCCACACTGGCTCTTTATCGGTGTATGCTGTTGCTTTGCTTTCCTTCGCTATCCACTACCTAGCATGGCGACTACCACGACGTCACTCTCGCTGCCTCGCGCGNNNNNNNNNNNNNNNNNNNNNNNNNNNNNNNNNNNNNNNNNNNNNNNNNNNNNNNNNNNNNNNNNNNNNNNNNNNNNNNNNNNNNNNNNNNNNNNNNNNNTGCAGCTGCTCAGGCCACACCCAAGAGGAACGAAATCGACCCCATCTCTCCACATCTccacacctctctctctggtgcCACCGCTCACATGATATAGCGACCCCGACACGCcatgcggcggtgcagcctTCATTTATTGGAAAAGCACTGCGCCTAACCGTCCGTCTAGCAGTATATGTTGACGTCGGCAACGGACGCTCTCCCACACTCAgtcccttcttctcctttgccacCCCCTCTACACCTCCGCCTTCCAATCTTTCTCTGATGCATCGCTCAACCAACCATAACACACCGCGCGACTGACACTTCCTCGCCTGCGTCTCTTGCCTTGCGCCCAACGCCGCGTGTGGGGCCATCCACCCAGAGGCCgcatcacacgcacacagtaacgtgcaaagaagaagaaacaaaagcTCACTCGTGTGTGggcccctctctgcctctccccgcTTACAGTGGAGACGCTACGCGACGTACGGAGTCTGTGGACATCCTTGACGCGCTCACCCACAGACACGAGCAAGGAGTTAACGAAGCGACGCTGAGCGCGCCTCTGAGAGAGCCCCACACTGGCTCTTTATCGGCGTATGCTGTTGCTTTGCTTTCCTTCGCTATCCACTACCTAGCATGGCGACTACCACGACGTCACTCTCGCTGCCTCGCGCGCGGTTACCAGCGCTGCATCAACTCCCGCTAGACTCCATCACGGTGTACGACACGGCCACCCACTGCTACCTGCTCGGCACGGACAGCCTGCAGAAGAACTTCCACCTGCTTTCCTGGCGCAAGCACAGCCCTGAGCAAACAACCAGCCACTACTCTTGCAGCAACAGTAGCGTCGCCGCGGCCTCCAGCAGTGATGGACGCCTCAACACCACCGTGTCGGAGTcaggggtggaggaggaacgTGCTGAGACAggctccgccaccacctccccacATGCCTTCCGCACTGCGCCTTTTGTCTTTGATGATTTGCATGGCTTCACAACCTACGCCGTATACTCCCCCACCGAAGCCGGCGCCCTAGTCGATGCTCTGCAACGAGAGCAcggcgcgtcgctgcgcatTCTTTCTGCGGTTGCCTTCCTCGGTGCGGTGCGTTTCACTGCCGGCTACTACGTGGTGCTGGCGACGGAGCGACGTATGGCAGGCTACATTGGCGCGCATCGACTCTTCGAGGTTGTGAACGTGGAACTAGTCTCGTTGCAGCTCGATCCTGAATGGGTGgccgcagcagaggcgcaggcTCGACAACAGGTGCAGCGactgcggcgcggcggcttcGAGGGGCGGTACTCGTCGCCTACCCCTTCACGTGCAACGGCGGGCGCCTCACCATTTGCGTTTTTTTCCCGCTCCCGCCGAGGTGGTGCGCGCTACAGACGCAGAttctcctccgctgctggGACAAGCGCCTCCGTGTCCGCCACTTCGTATCTTTTTCAGCGCCGCAGTGTGGAGGAGTTGTACCGGCAGCGGTTTCTCAGCTCCCTcgcgcgcacctcctccttcttttACTCGCATAGCTACGATCTCACCAATACGCTTCAGCGGAACATGCtggcagcaggggcagcagcgtccgACGGCGCCCAGGCGGCCACCCGTCTGGACagcgggcggcggcgccacttTGAGCGACAGTCAgaccgcggcgcagcggcagatgtCGGAGTGGAGTCCTACCCGCGGAATggtcagctgctgcagccaaGGATGCAGTACGTGTGGAATGAGTATCTTTTGGAGCCGTGGCAGCTGAATGATCGCGACGCGGGAAGCGACGACACCGACATCTGTGATGACGCGGCGGTGAATGTCGCAAGCGGTGACGCGCAGGCAGCTCCGCCTGTCAGTCGTGCAACACAGgatgcggcgccgcagtACCCGTCTGCGCTGTCGCGGTGGTGTATCTTCCTCGTGCACGGCTACATTACGCAGCGCGTTGTAGTGGTACGCCGGCCAAACTTTCATACACTTCTTATCACGCTCATCGCGCGCGTCAGCAAGGCCTCGGCCGGCGTACGTTTCCTCCGGCGCGGCCTTAACAGCGACGGGCACGTTGCAAACCATGTCGAGGTGGAGCAAATCATCAGCGACGAGTCTTCGTGGAACTCGACCTTTACTGTCGGTACCCTCACCTCCTACGTTCAGCTGCGTGGGTCGGTGCCGGTGCGGTGGTATCACCCCCCGACGGCGTCGCGCCTGCTCCCGAAGCCGCCGATTGTGCTGGGTCCGCACGACTCGCAATGGAGCGAAACATGTCTCCACTTTCAGCACCTCCTGGCGCAGTACGGCCCCCCCATCCTCGTGCACGATCTTCTCAAGAGCAAAGAGAGCAACGCGCGGGAGAGCGTTCTCGGCGACGCGTACCGCGCTGCAGTACGTGCCCTGGTCGCTGCCGTGGACCGTTGTGCGACCTCTGCgaaggctgcggcggccagcCATGACCACGCAAAAGGCGGGGACGCGTGTGAACTGCGCGTCACTGGCGCTGACATTCTCCAGTACGAGTCCACTGATCTCCGCAGCCTTAGCCAGCTCGCGTGGAACACAATGACTTCTGTGGCACTGCAGCACTTCAGCGCGGTCCGCTGCTTTGTCAGCAGGCGATGCGGCCGTGTCGCCACCCCAGAACAGCACGCACAGTGGGCTGCCAACCTCGATCACGGGGACTTGCTCACGGAGAGTGACACCAACGAGGTCGCCGGTGCACACGACGGACGGGgaagcggcgacagcgaagcTGCTGAGGCCGTGCAGCTGCAATGTGGTGTGGTCCGCAGCAACTGTCTCGACTGTATTGATCGCACGAACCTTGGACAGCTTTTTCATGGCCTCCACGCACTGGGGGAGCAGCTCTCTGCGCTAGGTCTGTTGCGGCACGCAGCGGACGTGTGTGACTCGCCAGCGGTAACGGAGATGCTGCTCGAGATGTACCTGGCCATGGGCGACGCCATTGCCACCCAGTACGGCGGCTCCGCCCAGGTTGGCGCCggcgtgctgcaccgcggcgcaggtTGGGATCAGCTGATGGGGGTGAAGCGCCTCTACCACAATGTAATGGGTGACCGTGACAAGCAGGAGGCAATGAATCTGCTGCTCGGCCGCAAACAGCCGCAACCCCGCCGAGGCTCACACGCCTGCAACTCCGAGATGCACAGTCCTGGCCAGATAGTCGCGCCGTCACTGAGCACCATCGTCACGCCTGCATCGTCAGAAGTGACAGCAATGTTGTCTGGGGAGGGCTGCGGCTTGCCGGCGAGCGAGGATGCCGTGGCGCCGCCAGCATCTTTCTTCTCTGAAATTCGCCAGGTGGCCTCGCGGTGGTGGAACGAAGCGACCTCGTCGGTGTCGTCGTCTTacggagctgccgccgcgctacGTGCTGCCCAGCACGCTGCCGCGGAagcggaggcagaggcagactACTACGAGCAAGTCTCCAGCGCCCCACGGCTGCCTCTGGCCGGGCTACTGGCCTCGTGGTgggtgcagccgctgcgccgcttcgaCGAGTGGTATGCCGCGTGTGGTGCGAgtgcacggcagcgcgcTGCGAGGAATGACAGAACGGCAGACGTTCCCAGCGAGACGCCTCTGGGGAACGTCGTCGCGCAGAGAGTGCCGCACAGCGCCTTTGATCGCTCGGattcgtcctcctctctggcATCCACACTTGCCCCCTCGATGAGCTTCCGCATAAACGTGCCGACGCACGCAGCCGTGTCCTCTCCCGACGCCTACGGCGGAGACGAGCTTGCGCTCCGCCTTCTAGCCGTCGAGAcgcaggagcaggagcgctGGCAACTCTACATTGCCAACGTGGAGCGACAAGCTTGCCTCGCCCCAGCGCggcgcgacgctgccacGCAGCTGTACAACGACAGACGTAGGAAGGTGTCGTGTGACGGAGGGAACAACGATGCCGTCGCGGCACCGCCCCTGTCTTCGCGTTTCTCTCCAGTCTCAGCGAGCACCCCCACTAGCGACGCCTCGACGTTGCCACACATGATGCAGCGGTCCTCCGTAAGCAGTGCCGTGCTGCAGGGATCGATGTCCACAATGGGGCTCGACGATGTCGGCGAGGCGGTGATAATGAGCAGTGCCACGTCGACCTTGAGTACagcggccgctgctggagacaTGGAGGCGGGTGCCATGTTACGTGCAGGACCCGCAactgtggcagcagcagaattCGTGCCTCTGCCCTTATCAGCACGTTTGCTGACAGTTCCGCTGTGCCTCTTCACCGAGCCGTGGACTGTTCTCCGCACAACGATGCACACTCTGCCCGTCGAgagcgtcgccgctgcagagcgcCGGTCGACCGGTGGATCACTCATCTCTGCTACTGCTTTGTGCTCTGGGGGCTTGGGCGGATCGAATAGGAAGCGTGCCGCGATTTACGACATCAGCGATGCATCGTACCTAGAACCGTTGTACAGCATCGGGCAAGCCGCTGCGCGCCAGCTCTTTGGCGACCTTCAACCTGCCGTtgccgtcctcgccgccaaGTCTTCGCGGCAGCTTCTGGTGGAGCAACATCAGCCCTGGCGGTCGCCGCAGGAGGTTCATCAGCACGGCGCCTTCCCGCGTATTGTGCAGAACAGCGCGTTCGCGCTGCAGGATGCGGATCTCGAGCAGCTGGTGTACCGGGAGGTACTGTGGATAGTAGAAGGTGTTGACATGGCGGCAGCtgagcggcgcggcgcttcAGCGGAGTGGCTGAAGAAGCCTGCATCGCATGTGTCGATGGTGCCGCCGAGATCGTCGTGGACTCTCTCCCCTCACGAAGTAGTGGACCGGCAGTTCATGGCGGCGTTGCTCGTGGATTTGTTCGGTTCGCCAGCAACATGGGGGCTAGAGGACATAATACGAGTGGTGCAACGCCTCGTCTACCCCGCGCGCTTGCCGATGGAAGTTTTGCAGGCACTGCGAAGCAGTCGTGTACAGCCGCCACTCGAAGGCGCAGAGCTTCTGTTCACTGGTGCGCCTGCAGGGGTAGAGGAAGATGTGGAAGAGCGAGAGCAACGCGTGGACACGGAAGTGAGGCAGTACTGGCATGAGCGACTTGTCGCACCAATCAAACAAACAGGCCCACTCCTCGCCCGTGGCACCGCCGTTCCCGCCCTCGCGCAGGCCTCCACACTCACGCCGCCACAGTGGGGCTCCGGGGGCAGAGGCACTCCCCTCAGGTGGACATCACCCATACACGTCCCTCTGCCGTccccgtcgctgtcgtcccAGCGGGTCGAGAACGGCGGCACAGACGGCCCAGTGcaagcggcagtggcgcttcTCTGTCGTCTCGCGAGTGTCCTACGCTTTGCAGCGCACGACAGCACGGCGAGAAGAGCGTCGGTGAATGGTATGGGCAGTGGGACGCTCATGATAGCTCGCGGCAATGGCGTATTCACGGCAACACCCACGGCAGCTCGCTGGTGTTACGAGACGTGGAGGAGTGAaagccgtggcggcgctggcatgGATGTTCTTGTTGCGTCTGCTGACGAGGCTGACGCTGCGCAGGACAAGGCGCACGCGTCTGTCCGCCATGTGGAAGAAGCGCTTCTCCCCCTACTGGAAGTGTGCCCCGAGTCTGGCGCGTCTACATCTGCGTACCTCCCAGGCCTCTTTCCCGAGCATGAGGCCCTCTCTGACTCGCTGCGTCGGCAGTGGCTCCTGTGCTCTCTCCTGCAGAACATCTTCCCCCGCTGCACGCTGACGCCACCAACGATGCATAACCTGCTTCATGACTTCTTTAGTGAGCTGCTCCTtgtcgatgctgctgcctcaGCTCCTGCCGACGAGGTGAAGAAGTGcaatcagcagcagcaacagcgtcGGCGCCGTGAGTACCACGTCCGCTACACCTTTGTGCTCTCCCATCAGCActggcagctgcagcaacagcaagaACAGCGGCAAGGGTCCAGCCTACACCTCTCGGGCGATGGTGCGGTGGATGACGCTGGAGGTGGCCGTGGTGGAGGGTTCCCGCAGAAGCTCGTTATGGACAGCTCTTCGTCACtgtcgtcctcctcaccgCAAGGGCCGTCAAATACTCACAGagcctcctcgtccttcacCTCAGCTGCGGCCTCGCGAACGCTGAACATTCCGGCCACGCTGAAGGTGCGGTACTGCTGTTCTGCCTTGGACCTCTACCGCTGGTCTGTGGTGCACTGCCCACTCTTCGCGATGCCTCCTGCGCGCGAGCAGAGTTGTGCATCCTTTGTCTCCAGAAACGGTAGTCACGCGAACAggagcaccgcagcggctgcgtggcACCTGCTCTGGTGGGCAGTGGACAACAACTTCGTCGTCCCTGTGGTGCGCCGTCGCGGACAGAGGACGCTCGAAATGCTGGCAGATGAGACAACGCTGTTCTGCGTGAAGCGTGACCTTGCACGCGTCGCGCTGAACATtgagcgccgctgtcgcagcgACGTCTGGCGACCGCAGCAACCAGAGGTGCGGACCAGCTCTGAGAAAGAGGTGCCTGGTCCAAGCGCCATCTACGGTGTCAACCTCCCCTCGTCAattctgcagctgcaccggccccttcgccgcagcgccatcgtgGACATATTGGCGTTGAGTGAAAATTTGGCGAGTCTCGGGTTGCGTGCTGCGACGCAGGTGCAGGAGTTCTTCCGCGATCGAAACGTGCACGGTTGGTCACGGCAGCCCCTCGgcgccagcagtggcgctgcggtcgctctcttcggcggcagcgttACTGGCACAACAGCAGTGGTAGACTCCCCCTTGCCCAACGTCAGCAGTGGCTCCAGTGCTGTCACGGCAGCGACCGTTGTTTGCCGGTTTCACCGACTCGCCGAGGAATGCTTGCAGAGCGTGCAGAGTGTCATGGTGGCGCTTCAGCACGTGTCTCTGGAAGTCTTTGCAAGGGATGCAGCCATGCACAGCTACATTGGCTTCTTTGTGAACGTGTACAACGCCGCCTACGTAGTGGCATGGCTCACCAACGTAAAGGAACTGGTGAGtaacggcgccgccgcggcagcagtcgaCACGAATCTACCGAGCAGGAACAGCCACCACCAACATCAGGGTGTTCGTcgcgcgccagcaccacgCACCATtgacctcctccctcttcccaccTTGTGCAACACGAACTGCGCCTGCTTCATGCACGTCTATGGCGTCGTCGTTGGCGGAGTGTTTTTGAGTCTCGAAGCGATGAAGTACGGCATCCTGGGCGGAAACCGAGCTCCGCCCCACTGTGACCTGCCCCTGTGGCCCCCCGTTGGCGGCAACGGTGCCAGTCAGTGTTGCCCCTCTAACAACCAGCACTCAAGCGAGCTGGACTGGCGACAGAAGGTGCAACGACTCGTACCGCTGCACCTACGCGCCGACGTCTCTGAGGCAGCGCGGCTTAATTCCCTTCAGCGCCATCCGCACCTGCAAGAAGCGCTAGACTTCACCGACATGCACGAGGCGCTCACCGCGTCCACACAACAGGCAGACGATGCGTGCGTTGATGAGGACGGGCCACACGCAGAGCCAACCAAGAGAAGGTCCTCCTCGCGCGAATGGGGTGTCGTGCGGGACCAAAGTAGCAGCTCTAGTGCCCCCTGCGTGTCGCAATCCTTGCCGGCTTCCTCCATCGAcgtcgcagcggccgccgcagcgacagcggatTCGGCTCAGCGAGGCGCACGAGTGTCGCCACCTCGGTGGTCACCACTCCCGCGGAGCACTTCATTACTGCAAGAACAGCAAGGCCAAAGTAACGCTGGACTGCAacggcgccgacgccgcgAGCTGGTTGATGTGTGGAGCGTCGATGTCGTGCGTTTCTTACCGTTCCGCATTGTGCTCCAGCTCATCGATACCTATCTACCACCGCCGGTGCTTCACCTGTGCGCCGGTAGCGTCGAagcggagggaagggagagtTTTATGGATGtcatcggcggcggtgatggcagcagtgcagcgggCAACAGTAGCAACAGCCCCGCTGGAGACCTTCGTCACTCCGTCCCCCTCGATGGCAGAGACCACGTACCGTGGTACCTGCTGCCGATCCTCAACACCACCCCACTGGTGCAAACCACCTTGCAGAGCTCCAAGCTCGGCGCCGCCTACGCTGTTGCCCGGGACGGCGACGGACCAGCGGCCGGCACGTTGACGCCTCAGGTCAGTCAAGACGCGAacggtgtgctgctgcagccgtgcCGCATgtggagcagcgcctcctaCTATGTCGTGGGTGGCGACGGCACGAGTAGTGATGAAGCGGTGAGCCACTCCTTCCAGCTACTCCAAGCGCTGGCTGGCTCCTACCTTGGCTCTGGCCTCTACTACCCCATCCACCGTGCCACCACAGGTGGCAGCGCAGGGGATGCTGCGCCACGTGCTCCGGCGCAGCACCTGTGTCTTCCCCTTCACGCGGACGAAGCCCTTGCACAGCTACGCGCCACGGAGGCGGCCTTCCGCAGTGCCTTTTTCAGCACCGACCCGCATCTTttctgcggcgccgcagcctcACCGCCATCCGCTAAGCCGCCCCCTACACTGGCAGCGATGACGTTGCAGCGCCTGTCTCAGTCGTCGTCATCTTTGCCAACTGCCTCGTTGCAGCCCCCTCATctgcgcggtggcagcggagcCGCCGGCATGCCAACGAGCACGGCTAGCCCCGGCGCTAGAATAATCTTTGGCGGCCctggcagcaccaccacctcctgctcTGCCACCCTACAGAACGCCATGAAGCCTGTCTTGCACGAGTGGTGTCGGTCGATCGAAGAGGAggtgagcagcaccacccttctctcccgACCTGGGTGGCAGTTACAGGTAACGCTCAAGATGGTGCGGCTTCTCGAGGAGTCATACGCGTCTGGCAAGG harbors:
- a CDS encoding putative inositol polyphosphate phosphatase is translated as MATTTTSLSLPRARLPALHQLPLDSITVYDTATHCYLLGTDSLQKNFHLLSWRKHSPEQTTSHYSCSNSSVAAASSSDGRLNTTVSESGVEEERAETGSATTSPHAFRTAPFVFDDLHGFTTYAVYSPTEAGALVDALQREHGASLRILSAVAFLGAVRFTAGYYVVLATERRMAGYIGAHRLFEVVNVELVSLQLDPEWVAAAEAQARQQVQRLRRGGFEGRYSSPTPSRATAGASPFAFFSRSRRGGARYRRRFSSAAGTSASVSATSYLFQRRSVEELYRQRFLSSLARTSSFFYSHSYDLTNTLQRNMLAAGAAASDGAQAATRLDSGRRRHFERQSDRGAAADVGVESYPRNGQLLQPRMQYVWNEYLLEPWQLNDRDAGSDDTDICDDAAVNVASGDAQAAPPVSRATQDAAPQYPSALSRWCIFLVHGYITQRVVVVRRPNFHTLLITLIARVSKASAGVRFLRRGLNSDGHVANHVEVEQIISDESSWNSTFTVGTLTSYVQLRGSVPVRWYHPPTASRLLPKPPIVLGPHDSQWSETCLHFQHLLAQYGPPILVHDLLKSKESNARESVLGDAYRAAVRALVAAVDRCATSAKAAAASHDHAKGGDACELRVTGADILQYESTDLRSLSQLAWNTMTSVALQHFSAVRCFVSRRCGRVATPEQHAQWAANLDHGDLLTESDTNEVAGAHDGRGSGDSEAAEAVQLQCGVVRSNCLDCIDRTNLGQLFHGLHALGEQLSALGLLRHAADVCDSPAVTEMLLEMYLAMGDAIATQYGGSAQVGAGVLHRGAGWDQLMGVKRLYHNVMGDRDKQEAMNLLLGRKQPQPRRGSHACNSEMHSPGQIVAPSLSTIVTPASSEVTAMLSGEGCGLPASEDAVAPPASFFSEIRQVASRWWNEATSSVSSSYGAAAALRAAQHAAAEAEAEADYYEQVSSAPRLPLAGLLASWWVQPLRRFDEWYAACGASARQRAARNDRTADVPSETPLGNVVAQRVPHSAFDRSDSSSSLASTLAPSMSFRINVPTHAAVSSPDAYGGDELALRLLAVETQEQERWQLYIANVERQACLAPARRDAATQLYNDRRRKVSCDGGNNDAVAAPPLSSRFSPVSASTPTSDASTLPHMMQRSSVSSAVLQGSMSTMGLDDVGEAVIMSSATSTLSTAAAAGDMEAGAMLRAGPATVAAAEFVPLPLSARLLTVPLCLFTEPWTVLRTTMHTLPVESVAAAERRSTGGSLISATALCSGGLGGSNRKRAAIYDISDASYLEPLYSIGQAAARQLFGDLQPAVAVLAAKSSRQLLVEQHQPWRSPQEVHQHGAFPRIVQNSAFALQDADLEQLVYREVLWIVEGVDMAAAERRGASAEWLKKPASHVSMVPPRSSWTLSPHEVVDRQFMAALLVDLFGSPATWGLEDIIRVVQRLVYPARLPMEVLQALRSSRVQPPLEGAELLFTGAPAGVEEDVEEREQRVDTEVRQYWHERLVAPIKQTGPLLARGTAVPALAQASTLTPPQWGSGGRGTPLRWTSPIHVPLPSPSLSSQRVENGGTDGPVQAAVALLCRLASVLRFAAHDSTARRASVNGMGSGTLMIARGNGVFTATPTAARWCYETWRSESRGGAGMDVLVASADEADAAQDKAHASVRHVEEALLPLLEVCPESGASTSAYLPGLFPEHEALSDSLRRQWLLCSLLQNIFPRCTLTPPTMHNLLHDFFSELLLVDAAASAPADEVKKCNQQQQQRRRREYHVRYTFVLSHQHWQLQQQQEQRQGSSLHLSGDGAVDDAGGGRGGGFPQKLVMDSSSSLSSSSPQGPSNTHRASSSFTSAAASRTLNIPATLKVRYCCSALDLYRWSVVHCPLFAMPPAREQSCASFVSRNGSHANRSTAAAAWHLLWWAVDNNFVVPVVRRRGQRTLEMLADETTLFCVKRDLARVALNIERRCRSDVWRPQQPEVRTSSEKEVPGPSAIYGVNLPSSILQLHRPLRRSAIVDILALSENLASLGLRAATQVQEFFRDRNVHGWSRQPLGASSGAAVALFGGSVTGTTAVVDSPLPNVSSGSSAVTAATVVCRFHRLAEECLQSVQSVMVALQHVSLEVFARDAAMHSYIGFFVNVYNAAYVVAWLTNVKELVSNGAAAAAVDTNLPSRNSHHQHQGVRRAPAPRTIDLLPLPTLCNTNCACFMHVYGVVVGGVFLSLEAMKYGILGGNRAPPHCDLPLWPPVGGNGASQCCPSNNQHSSELDWRQKVQRLVPLHLRADVSEAARLNSLQRHPHLQEALDFTDMHEALTASTQQADDACVDEDGPHAEPTKRRSSSREWGVVRDQSSSSSAPCVSQSLPASSIDVAAAAAATADSAQRGARVSPPRWSPLPRSTSLLQEQQGQSNAGLQRRRRRELVDVWSVDVVRFLPFRIVLQLIDTYLPPPVLHLCAGSVEAEGRESFMDVIGGGDGSSAAGNSSNSPAGDLRHSVPLDGRDHVPWYLLPILNTTPLVQTTLQSSKLGAAYAVARDGDGPAAGTLTPQVSQDANGVLLQPCRMWSSASYYVVGGDGTSSDEAVSHSFQLLQALAGSYLGSGLYYPIHRATTGGSAGDAAPRAPAQHLCLPLHADEALAQLRATEAAFRSAFFSTDPHLFCGAAASPPSAKPPPTLAAMTLQRLSQSSSSLPTASLQPPHLRGGSGAAGMPTSTASPGARIIFGGPGSTTTSCSATLQNAMKPVLHEWCRSIEEEVSSTTLLSRPGWQLQVTLKMVRLLEESYASGKAVQAAQAAMRSG
- a CDS encoding putative phosphotransferase — translated: MRRSTLATPSRPPPSDQHHPQRNTVGAAESAAATSTPGGGAFWIAPQPFDAYIVLDLEATCEAGRRITDAEVIEFPMVLVDPRTATQVAEFQRYVRPVKNPMLSRFCTELTGITQNMVSHRDPFPVVYCEALQFLAEAGLGDAPPLRSYCVVTCGDWDLKTMLPSQIRISGQQGTPLSFQRWCNLKKYMSGLGLRDGGERGGPTDMPDMLRILGLPHQGRHHSGIDDCRNIAAVLCALLKRGLVVDTTFATEPFERWHAPAEAQLPALQELRSTLADGAIQHSRDLPPPLSHARTEDNAPQGEKQQQQQQQQPPTQARKGRSASQPAFSANLILPALGIDTNRDAVQELLSDTNAATAATSSRVFDKEELKTTSKFMSALLRHKAVQWRVPITSNGYVLLDDVLRQPQMRRKPQVSVQDVARMVRDSDKQRFQLAYGAADGRLYITATQGHSIDGVEPKLRTLTSVEEVPMAIHGTYWEAWKTIQRCGYLSAMTRQHIHFAKGLMNDAQVISGMRNNVQLFIYLDVAAVLADGVALYESTNGVILTPGVGDTRQLPLKYVAKVVDRSSGCIIYPV